In the genome of Candidatus Saccharibacteria bacterium oral taxon 488, one region contains:
- a CDS encoding TrmH family RNA methyltransferase — translation MPEITLLMHNIRSTYNVGAIMRTAEGFGVRQIIFSGYTPYPDLRLADPWSIDPRLPHITERLTAQIHKTALGAETMLPFSYVADIRQWFAENANRERLPVVALEQSVSSTELNTFRPPARFALLLGEEVHGIEPDILARCDHIVEIPMRGAKESFNVSVAAGIALYGLCFPHSI, via the coding sequence ATGCCAGAAATTACCCTCCTCATGCACAATATTCGCTCGACGTACAATGTCGGTGCAATTATGAGAACAGCCGAAGGCTTTGGTGTCAGACAAATTATCTTTAGTGGCTATACGCCGTACCCCGATTTACGATTAGCCGACCCCTGGTCTATCGACCCAAGGCTGCCGCACATTACCGAAAGGTTGACCGCCCAGATTCACAAGACTGCACTGGGCGCAGAAACAATGCTGCCCTTTAGCTACGTAGCCGATATTCGTCAGTGGTTTGCGGAGAATGCCAACAGGGAACGTTTGCCCGTGGTCGCCCTAGAGCAATCAGTGTCGAGCACAGAACTCAACACGTTTCGGCCACCAGCCCGCTTTGCCCTACTCCTCGGCGAGGAGGTCCATGGCATTGAGCCGGACATTCTAGCGCGGTGCGATCACATCGTCGAAATCCCCATGCGGGGTGCCAAGGAGTCATTTAATGTCTCAGTCGCGGCCGGTATCGCACTCTACGGCCTCTGTTTCCCGCACTCAATATAA
- the rpsJ gene encoding 30S ribosomal protein S10, translated as MAQDAGIKIRIRLKAYDHKVIDQSAKQIIDTAIRTGASVAGPVPLPTRRSTYTVVKSPHVYKMGGESYEMRTHKRLIDITNATPKTIDSLQNLSLPAGVDAEIRM; from the coding sequence ATGGCTCAAGACGCTGGTATTAAGATTCGTATTCGCTTGAAAGCGTACGACCATAAAGTCATCGACCAGTCGGCAAAACAAATTATTGATACGGCAATTCGCACCGGCGCGAGCGTGGCTGGCCCTGTGCCGCTGCCGACCCGTCGCAGTACCTACACGGTAGTAAAAAGCCCGCACGTCTATAAAATGGGTGGTGAGAGCTACGAGATGCGTACTCATAAGCGCCTCATTGACATTACCAATGCTACGCCAAAAACGATTGATAGCCTGCAGAATCTGAGCCTACCGGCTGGCGTTGACGCTGAGATTCGGATGTAA
- a CDS encoding L-lactate dehydrogenase, whose amino-acid sequence MNKQKLVVVGAGGMVGATAAYACALRSVVEEIVLIDRNPDLAWGQAADITDGMGIDRCVVVRPGSYDDIKTDDIVVITAGAPQQPGQTRLELLGVNAEIMRGTVRNIMRNGARPYIIVVSNPVDALTYVALKESGLPKSRVFGTGTALDTSRLKSYIADELDVHSREVDAYILGEHGDSSFATIESAQVGEVPLADYPGFKPAMVDGIEEKIRQRAYRVIETKRSTYYAIGFVISKIVSALRSSSRSVYPVCSLVEGEYGLHDVVLGLPSTICADGVKILTGYPLNEREQAALRHSAEVVTEAIRSLE is encoded by the coding sequence ATGAATAAACAGAAGTTGGTGGTCGTCGGTGCGGGCGGTATGGTCGGTGCGACAGCGGCATACGCCTGCGCACTACGGAGTGTGGTTGAGGAAATCGTGCTGATTGACCGTAACCCCGATCTGGCGTGGGGTCAAGCGGCGGATATCACTGATGGAATGGGAATTGATCGGTGTGTTGTGGTGCGGCCTGGTAGTTATGATGACATCAAGACTGATGATATCGTGGTTATCACCGCTGGTGCACCGCAACAGCCGGGGCAGACGCGACTGGAGCTGCTCGGCGTGAATGCTGAGATTATGCGTGGGACAGTGAGAAATATTATGAGAAACGGTGCTCGCCCGTATATCATTGTGGTATCAAATCCGGTTGATGCACTAACGTATGTGGCGCTGAAAGAATCGGGCCTGCCAAAGAGTCGGGTGTTTGGCACGGGGACGGCACTCGATACCTCACGGCTCAAATCATATATTGCAGACGAGCTAGATGTGCATAGTCGGGAGGTTGACGCGTACATTTTAGGGGAGCACGGCGATTCATCATTTGCGACAATCGAATCGGCGCAAGTCGGTGAGGTGCCACTCGCTGATTATCCGGGATTTAAGCCAGCGATGGTCGATGGTATTGAGGAAAAAATTCGTCAACGGGCGTACCGGGTGATCGAGACCAAGCGGTCGACGTATTATGCAATTGGTTTCGTTATCTCCAAGATTGTCTCGGCACTACGCTCGTCGTCACGCTCGGTCTATCCAGTCTGCTCACTGGTTGAGGGCGAGTATGGACTGCACGATGTAGTGCTTGGCCTACCGTCAACAATTTGTGCAGATGGCGTGAAGATCTTGACAGGGTATCCGCTTAATGAGCGCGAGCAGGCGGCACTACGTCATTCAGCCGAGGTGGTAACGGAGGCAATTCGTAGCTTAGAGTGA
- the tuf gene encoding elongation factor Tu, with protein MADAFDRSKPHVNVGTMGHVDHGKTTLTAAITAVLAKRLPSAVNKPIAYDQIDNAPEERQRGITIASSHQEYESPNRHYAHVDMPGHADYVKNMITGAAQVDGAILVIAATDGPMPQTREHVLLAKQVGVPKIVVFLNKMDMADADMVELIEEEVRELLEKNGFDKDAPIIKGSALKALEGDEKYEDAIMELVDAMDSYIPEPPRDMDKPFIMPIEDVFSIKGRGTVATGRIEQGVVKLNDEVEIVGIRPTQKSVVTGIEAFKKSLDQGQAGDNAGVLLRGIERTDIERGQVLAKPGTITPHTEFEAEVYILKKEEGGRHTPFSKGYKPQFYFRTTDVTGEVELPADKEMVMPGDTVTFKVKLLAPIAMEQGLNFAIREGGRTVGAGVVTKINK; from the coding sequence ATGGCAGATGCATTTGACCGAAGCAAGCCGCACGTTAACGTGGGTACAATGGGCCACGTTGACCACGGCAAGACGACACTGACCGCCGCAATTACGGCAGTGCTCGCAAAGCGCCTCCCAAGCGCAGTTAACAAACCAATTGCGTACGACCAGATCGACAACGCACCAGAAGAGCGCCAGCGCGGTATTACCATCGCCAGCTCGCACCAAGAATACGAGTCACCGAACCGTCACTACGCACACGTTGACATGCCAGGCCACGCTGACTACGTCAAGAACATGATCACTGGTGCTGCCCAGGTTGACGGCGCGATCCTCGTGATTGCGGCAACCGACGGCCCGATGCCACAAACCCGCGAGCACGTGCTGCTGGCGAAGCAGGTTGGCGTGCCAAAGATCGTTGTCTTCCTCAACAAGATGGACATGGCTGACGCAGATATGGTCGAGCTAATCGAGGAAGAGGTTCGTGAACTTCTCGAGAAGAATGGCTTTGACAAAGATGCACCGATCATCAAGGGTTCAGCTCTCAAGGCGCTGGAAGGCGACGAGAAATACGAAGACGCCATCATGGAGCTGGTTGATGCTATGGATAGCTATATCCCAGAGCCACCACGCGACATGGACAAGCCATTCATTATGCCAATTGAGGACGTCTTCTCAATCAAGGGTCGCGGTACTGTGGCAACTGGTCGTATTGAGCAGGGTGTTGTTAAGCTGAACGACGAGGTTGAAATCGTTGGTATCCGCCCAACCCAGAAGTCTGTGGTGACCGGTATTGAGGCATTTAAGAAGTCTCTGGATCAGGGTCAAGCAGGCGACAACGCTGGTGTCTTGCTACGCGGTATTGAGCGGACTGACATTGAGCGTGGCCAGGTCTTGGCAAAGCCGGGCACCATTACCCCGCACACCGAGTTTGAAGCTGAAGTATACATCTTGAAGAAGGAAGAAGGCGGTCGCCACACTCCATTCTCCAAGGGTTACAAGCCACAGTTCTACTTCCGCACCACTGACGTGACCGGTGAAGTTGAGCTGCCAGCTGACAAAGAAATGGTTATGCCAGGCGACACTGTAACCTTCAAGGTTAAGTTGCTCGCCCCAATCGCTATGGAGCAAGGTTTGAACTTTGCTATCCGCGAGGGTGGCCGTACCGTTGGTGCTGGTGTGGTAACAAAGATTAACAAATAA